One Pleuronectes platessa chromosome 9, fPlePla1.1, whole genome shotgun sequence genomic region harbors:
- the LOC128447652 gene encoding uncharacterized protein LOC128447652 isoform X2: protein MMENKLWTVLCALLLLLTVNLGSTEDGNDQAATLQSALGAEVVTGTPAAASAPAPGPEPTSHPAPALIGSDTNTSSSGTGSLSSNTTEITSPTPQPEEKNNTNIASPMVSVVPENSSNQTDDLSSQPQALPPVSQTTTSQTTTTSTSHTTTTSPPHTPHNTSVNTTTTNSSNYITKPPPDSISTSEQPAEPTTHPPTTAPTPEPTKPETTITTTTTTSTATSTQSKSTSSTSSSQESPNAKLQTPKPPHTSQSHTTLGPAKSTTAPTSSSTPQAKARADTPSQLNVGGDTMMVHESPTLDPLLAGLVTAFIITAVVITLLLFLKLRRRDNRPEFRRLQDLPMDDMMEDTPLSMYSY from the exons atgatGGAGAACAAACTCTGGACTGTCCTCtgtgccctgctgctgctgctgactgttAACTTGGGATCCACTGAAGATG GTAATGACCAGGCTGCTACCTTACAAAGTGCTCTTGGGGCTGAGGTCGTCACTGGGACCCCAGCTGCAGCCTCTGCGCCTGCTCCGGGCCCGGAACCCACCAGTCATCCTGCTCCGGCACTTATCGGCTCTGACACAAACACCAGCTCCAGTGGCACCGGCAGTTTGAGCAGTAACACGACGGAAATCACCTCTCCGACTCCTCAACCGGAGGAAAAAAACA aTACAAACATCGCCTCTCCCATGGTGTCAGTGGTTCCTGAAAACAGTTCGAACCAAACTGATGATTTGTCATCGCAGCCTCAAGCTCTCCCTCCTGTGAGCCAGACCACCACCTCTcaaaccaccaccacctccacctctcacaccaccaccacaagcCCACCTCACACGCCTCATAATacatctgtaaacacaacaaccaCCAACTCATCAAACTATATCACAAAGCCACCTCCTGACTCCATCTCAACCTCAGAGCAGCCGGCCGAACCCacaacacacccacccacaactGCCCCAACACCTGAGCCAACAAAGCCTGAAACTACcattaccaccaccaccaccacatctaCGGCTACCAGCACCCAGTCCAAGTCAAcatccagcacctcctcctctcaaGAGTCCCCCAATGCTAAATTGCAGACACCGAAACCTCCACACACATCACAGTCCCACACAACCCTAGGCCCAGCGAAGTCCACCACCGCCCCTACGAGCAGCTCCACCCCCCAGGCCAAAGCCCGAGCTGACACGCCCTCCCAGCTGAACGTTGGGGGTGACA CAATGATGGTCCACGAATCGCCCACATTAGACCCTCTCCTAGCCGGCCTGGTGACAGCCTTCATCATCACTGCTGTCGTCatcactctgctcctcttcctcaaactGCGCCGAAGAGACAACCGACCAGAGTTCCGCAGGCTGCAGGATTTACCTATG GATGACATGATGGAGGACACACCTTTGTCCATGTACAGCTACTAA
- the LOC128447652 gene encoding uncharacterized protein LOC128447652 isoform X1: protein MMENKLWTVLCALLLLLTVNLGSTEDGNDQAATLQSALGAEVVTGTPAAASAPAPGPEPTSHPAPALIGSDTNTSSSGTGSLSSNTTEITSPTPQPEEKNNTNIASPMVSVVPENSSNQTDDLSSQPQALPPVSQTTTSQTTTTSTSHTTTTSPPHTPHNTSVNTTTTNSSNYITKPPPDSISTSEQPAEPTTHPPTTAPTPEPTKPETTITTTTTTSTATSTQSKSTSSTSSSQESPNAKLQTPKPPHTSQSHTTLGPAKSTTAPTSSSTPQAKARADTPSQLNVGGDIYRGMGPQRCRLFPPAMMVHESPTLDPLLAGLVTAFIITAVVITLLLFLKLRRRDNRPEFRRLQDLPMDDMMEDTPLSMYSY from the exons atgatGGAGAACAAACTCTGGACTGTCCTCtgtgccctgctgctgctgctgactgttAACTTGGGATCCACTGAAGATG GTAATGACCAGGCTGCTACCTTACAAAGTGCTCTTGGGGCTGAGGTCGTCACTGGGACCCCAGCTGCAGCCTCTGCGCCTGCTCCGGGCCCGGAACCCACCAGTCATCCTGCTCCGGCACTTATCGGCTCTGACACAAACACCAGCTCCAGTGGCACCGGCAGTTTGAGCAGTAACACGACGGAAATCACCTCTCCGACTCCTCAACCGGAGGAAAAAAACA aTACAAACATCGCCTCTCCCATGGTGTCAGTGGTTCCTGAAAACAGTTCGAACCAAACTGATGATTTGTCATCGCAGCCTCAAGCTCTCCCTCCTGTGAGCCAGACCACCACCTCTcaaaccaccaccacctccacctctcacaccaccaccacaagcCCACCTCACACGCCTCATAATacatctgtaaacacaacaaccaCCAACTCATCAAACTATATCACAAAGCCACCTCCTGACTCCATCTCAACCTCAGAGCAGCCGGCCGAACCCacaacacacccacccacaactGCCCCAACACCTGAGCCAACAAAGCCTGAAACTACcattaccaccaccaccaccacatctaCGGCTACCAGCACCCAGTCCAAGTCAAcatccagcacctcctcctctcaaGAGTCCCCCAATGCTAAATTGCAGACACCGAAACCTCCACACACATCACAGTCCCACACAACCCTAGGCCCAGCGAAGTCCACCACCGCCCCTACGAGCAGCTCCACCCCCCAGGCCAAAGCCCGAGCTGACACGCCCTCCCAGCTGAACGTTGGGGGTGACA TTTATAGAGGAATGGGCCCTCAGCGATGTCGTCTGTTTCCTCCAGCAATGATGGTCCACGAATCGCCCACATTAGACCCTCTCCTAGCCGGCCTGGTGACAGCCTTCATCATCACTGCTGTCGTCatcactctgctcctcttcctcaaactGCGCCGAAGAGACAACCGACCAGAGTTCCGCAGGCTGCAGGATTTACCTATG GATGACATGATGGAGGACACACCTTTGTCCATGTACAGCTACTAA